TGTTGTCAATCGGCACGTACTGTTTCGTAATaatcttgatcatctcctgCGCGGCCATGCCACCAGTGACGGCGGAGATGTTGTGAAGTTCACCGCCCGCAGCTCGATCCACCTCTTGGGCCGTCTTCTGGTAACGCTCATTACTGGCGGCCTGAGGTGCATTCTGTCCAATGAATGTCATGATGTCGTCGGCAGAAGCGGTGGTAACGTTGGAGGTTGCCGAGAGAGCAAGGTATatggggagaagagagagcgGCATTTCAGGGCCAGCAACGGCGGCAATCTCATCGTTGGCGAGTTGTTGTTCTATCGAGTTTGGCACGTCAGCTATCTGTACTACAAGGCGTTCGACCTGATGTAACTTACCGACAACTTGATCAAGCTTGACTGTCTTATCTTCAAGCCCATTGATCAGCTTGATGAAGCGAGCATTCTTGCAAAAGAGCTCCACCTGAGCTGGGTCGATTTCCTCGCCACCAGGGATACTCCGGACTGTGTCGAGGACATGTTCAACATCCTTGCGAGCCTGATTCTTGTAGATATTTTGAAGCTTGATGTAGACACTGGACTGTGCCTTCATATCAGGGAGTCCGCCAGGTACGGGCAAACGACCTTGCTCGGAGTAAAATCGCTTGACAGCCTCGGCAATGATCCAAAAGCCAGACTTGACTTCGTGCTGGTGAACGAGTTAGTAAGCTATCATAGATGGATGCGACTGGGACTTACAGGCTCGTGGATATAGTCAAATACTTGCTGAAGGGAACTGGGGAGAGATGGCACCACGACATGTTTCATGACAGCAGCTACGGCTTCTTCAAAGTTCTCTTCGCCGCCCTCAGGATTGTCTCTCCGCATCGCTTCGGAGACGGTCTTGCGGAATGCGGTCTTGTCAGCGTAGCTGGTGGGATAGGCCCCATCGTGGCCCTGCTGCCACTGTTCGAGGTAATGAAGAAGAATGACCACTAGAGGCAGGTGGCCATGCTCatggttgtcgaggttgtcaaTATCCTTGGTCATTTCCCTGGAGAACTCCGTCAACTCGGGCCAAGGAGCCAGCAACCTTAAATCCGTAGTGGCGGCCTCGTCGGGATGAGTATCGACGATGGGAAAGGTTCCAGGCAAGGTGGTCTTGAAGTAGGAGTAGTAGCCAACAGAGTGAACGGCGATGGTAGGCGTCTTGTGGTGACTGGCATATTCATGAATGAGTTGCACCTGGTCTTGTGGCAAGGGCAAAGCATATAGGATCATGGTAAACTTGGGTGCGTTGGTGAGAAGGTCTTGAAGGCTGAAGGAATCATTCTGCGCAAGGTTAGCTATGAAAATGATTCAAAGGTGGGAACCGACCTGAGACTTGGGGTACCACTCGCCCTGGACCTCTGTGTTAAGCTCAAGGAGAAAGTTGGTGGATGCTTCAGCTCTTGACTTGCCCAGCCAGCTGTCATCGACGAAGAAGTTGACGCCGAGATCTTCGTGACTCACGGCAGCTGGATCAGCAATGGTGAAGCGGCCGATACCAGGAAGCACCAGGTTCTTGAGtgtctcaacaccaacggtGCCAGCACCCgagttgacgaggaggatgttggCCGACTCGAGAGCGGCCTGACCAGAGGCTGCCCACAAGCGGAGCTGACGATCATACTTTCGTTCCTTCTCCGAGGGACCGTGAAGGACCGGGGGAGTCTGGGTCATGACGTCGGCCATGGTTAAGGATGTGGTTGCGTTGCTGTCTAGGTGGATGAAAGATGGACTCGGGCTGCCGAGATGCCGTGTGGCTTGTTCAACTACCGAACGCGCCTTAGCGAAAAGGAATGATATGATGGTCGATACGAAAGAATAGAAGTGCCGTTCGGACTCGGGATGAGGCTCAAATGCGAGCAACGGGCTTACGATAGCTTGTAGTTCTAGGCGAAGCCATTCGTAGGCGTGGCCGATGTGAGAGAGTGCGAATAACTGGGGCGTGGTGGTTGGTGCCTGTTGGGTTGTTTCCTCAAATCGCTTAGCgcgtggtgttgttggtgaaaaaagaaaacacgCTAAGCCTGTTGTAGCAGCTTTTATCGGGGGACATGGTCCGTGCCAAGCGAGTGCGAGCTTTCATCTGGGGCAGACACGGAGGTCCGTCCCGTTGCTTGGCATCAAGGAACGATACTATGCCCATGCACGTCAAAAGTTATCGATGTCTTTCGTCGAAGCTATAGCAAATCATTGTACCTAATCTCAGTAGATCTGTCTGCTCTATACTTTGTTGAAAACTTTAGACTTAGGTAGTTGCTGCCTCCCTTTCATGAACCCAAACTGGTAAAGTTAGCAGCGCCACGATACCATCTCGCTCCCCTCTTGTATCCCGATTCCCCCCCAACGGCTCTCAACTCAGGGTCCTTAGATCGAATCGAATGAATTACTGGTTTCTGTCTAGCGCTGCCCCCAGAATCTCGCTATTAGACGGCCGTTTGCCCATATTTCCGGTAATGCTCCGTGGAAAGTGGGTGTTGGTCGCAGCTGCCGCATGGCGTCAGGCGA
This Fusarium keratoplasticum isolate Fu6.1 chromosome 6, whole genome shotgun sequence DNA region includes the following protein-coding sequences:
- a CDS encoding ThiF domain-containing protein translates to MADVMTQTPPVLHGPSEKERKYDRQLRLWAASGQAALESANILLVNSGAGTVGVETLKNLVLPGIGRFTIADPAAVSHEDLGVNFFVDDSWLGKSRAEASTNFLLELNTEVQGEWYPKSQNDSFSLQDLLTNAPKFTMILYALPLPQDQVQLIHEYASHHKTPTIAVHSVGYYSYFKTTLPGTFPIVDTHPDEAATTDLRLLAPWPELTEFSREMTKDIDNLDNHEHGHLPLVVILLHYLEQWQQGHDGAYPTSYADKTAFRKTVSEAMRRDNPEGGEENFEEAVAAVMKHVVVPSLPSSLQQVFDYIHEPHEVKSGFWIIAEAVKRFYSEQGRLPVPGGLPDMKAQSSVYIKLQNIYKNQARKDVEHVLDTVRSIPGGEEIDPAQVELFCKNARFIKLINGLEDKTVKLDQVVEQQLANDEIAAVAGPEMPLSLLPIYLALSATSNVTTASADDIMTFIGQNAPQAASNERYQKTAQEVDRAAGGELHNISAVTGGMAAQEMIKIITKQYVPIDNTCIFDGIDSRCQVLRL